A stretch of the Pseudomonas sp. ACM7 genome encodes the following:
- a CDS encoding patatin-like phospholipase family protein yields the protein MKKRVALVLGSGGARGYAHIGVIEEIERRGYDIACIAGCSMGAVVGGIYAAGKLDEYRNWIESLDYLDVLRLVDVSFRLGAIRGEKVFGQIRKIVGEINIEDLRIPYTAVATDLTNQQEIWFQEGCLHQAMRASAAIPSLFTPVMQGNRMLVDGGILNPLPIVPVVSSHCDLIIAVNLNSTNQRHYQLPVIQRPAAFKTRFDSLINSLGSKLPFRRKQAEQLLLLEKEALMAEAAEINPWIESAAPEAQQPAAAPERDGAPKSATGSFIIDNVGPASLLDLINQSFEVMQTSLAQYKIAGYPPDILINVPKRVCRFFEFYKAPELIALGREIARDTLDRYESERDS from the coding sequence ATGAAAAAGCGTGTCGCGCTGGTGCTGGGCTCAGGTGGGGCCCGGGGCTACGCCCATATCGGGGTCATTGAAGAGATCGAACGGCGTGGCTACGACATCGCCTGCATCGCCGGATGTTCCATGGGGGCAGTGGTCGGCGGGATCTATGCCGCTGGTAAACTCGACGAATATCGCAACTGGATCGAAAGCCTTGATTACCTCGACGTCTTGCGTCTGGTGGACGTCAGTTTTCGTCTGGGTGCGATTCGCGGGGAGAAGGTTTTCGGGCAGATCCGCAAGATCGTCGGCGAGATCAATATTGAAGACTTGCGCATCCCTTACACGGCGGTAGCCACCGACCTGACCAATCAGCAGGAAATCTGGTTTCAGGAAGGATGCCTGCACCAGGCCATGCGCGCTTCGGCGGCGATTCCCAGCCTGTTCACCCCGGTGATGCAGGGCAACCGCATGCTGGTGGACGGCGGCATCCTCAACCCGTTACCGATCGTGCCGGTGGTGTCGAGTCATTGCGACCTGATCATCGCGGTCAACCTCAATTCCACCAACCAGCGCCACTATCAACTGCCGGTGATCCAGCGCCCGGCGGCGTTCAAGACCCGTTTCGACAGCCTGATCAACTCGCTCGGTTCAAAATTGCCCTTCCGCCGCAAACAGGCGGAGCAATTGCTGCTGCTGGAAAAGGAAGCGTTGATGGCAGAAGCGGCCGAGATCAACCCGTGGATCGAATCCGCCGCACCCGAAGCCCAGCAACCGGCAGCCGCCCCTGAACGCGACGGCGCACCTAAGTCCGCCACCGGCTCGTTCATCATCGACAACGTCGGCCCGGCCTCTTTGCTGGATCTGATCAACCAGAGTTTCGAGGTGATGCAAACCTCATTGGCGCAGTACAAGATCGCCGGTTATCCGCCGGATATTTTGATCAACGTGCCGAAACGGGTGTGCCGGTTTTTCGAGTTTTATAAAGCGCCGGAATTGATCGCGCTGGGGCGGGAGATTGCGCGGGATACGCTGGATCGGTATGAGAGTGAGCGGGATTCCTGA
- a CDS encoding CHAD domain-containing protein, translating to MSALVDRLVAHVLGLEVRLLACQARLSARTDPEALHDLRTTVRRLRSLLRPLRGLPGVEQLEAAASLVGDLTTPLRDREVLAAYLLEHDQPEAAHRRMAQMAEAYPAVATSPEVAQLLMILDAFPRFLRASQRQGLLKGLRRRIEKRLAKQWKKLDKALHDPAHDRHRLRLLIKRVRYGIEAYPELDRLPKAAMPRLKSAQGALGDWHDCWQWLARAEQEADLQPCVAAWKTAMAKAEGRADRVLDKLSAACFKS from the coding sequence ATGTCTGCCTTGGTTGATCGGTTGGTGGCTCATGTCCTGGGCCTGGAAGTCCGTTTGCTGGCCTGTCAGGCACGCTTGAGTGCGCGCACCGACCCTGAAGCGCTGCACGATCTGCGCACCACGGTTCGCCGTTTGCGCAGTCTGCTGCGGCCATTGCGCGGCTTACCCGGGGTCGAACAGCTGGAAGCGGCGGCGTCCCTGGTCGGCGACTTGACTACGCCGTTGCGCGATCGCGAAGTGTTGGCGGCGTACTTGCTCGAGCATGATCAACCCGAGGCTGCCCATCGGCGCATGGCGCAGATGGCTGAGGCTTACCCAGCGGTCGCTACGAGTCCTGAAGTGGCGCAGTTGCTGATGATCCTCGACGCCTTTCCGCGTTTTCTGCGGGCCTCCCAACGTCAGGGCTTGCTCAAGGGCTTGCGCCGGCGCATCGAAAAACGTTTGGCCAAACAGTGGAAAAAACTCGACAAAGCCCTGCACGATCCGGCGCATGATCGCCACCGTTTGCGCCTGCTGATCAAGCGTGTGCGTTACGGCATCGAAGCCTATCCCGAACTGGATCGACTGCCGAAAGCGGCGATGCCGCGCTTGAAGTCCGCGCAAGGTGCCTTGGGCGATTGGCACGACTGCTGGCAATGGCTGGCCAGGGCCGAACAGGAAGCCGATTTGCAGCCCTGCGTCGCGGCCTGGAAAACCGCCATGGCCAAGGCCGAAGGCCGCGCCGACCGCGTCCTCGACAAACTCAGCGCAGCCTGTTTCAAATCCTGA
- a CDS encoding acyl-CoA thioesterase II — protein sequence MRFSDLLDAVRSQPLELSIPAEWAQGRASFGGLVAALQYEAMRAKVPADRPVRSLAITFVGPVEPEVPVSFEVDVLREGKAVSQVLGRAMQKGQVVTLVQGSFGASRPSEVAVIAEPAPEMKHWDDCQELPYIKGVTPEFMRHLAMRWSVGGLPFTGNKSREMGGWVRLRGDVKEEAVSEAHILALVDAWPPALLPHLKKPAMGSTLTWTIEFVQPLLELSTLDWCKYLVEIEHAADGYGHAAAKLWNADGQLIAMSRQTVTIFA from the coding sequence ATGCGCTTTTCCGATCTGCTCGACGCTGTCCGCAGCCAGCCGCTGGAGCTGTCTATCCCGGCCGAATGGGCTCAGGGGCGTGCCAGCTTCGGTGGCCTGGTGGCCGCCTTGCAGTACGAAGCCATGCGCGCAAAAGTCCCGGCGGATCGTCCGGTGCGTTCGCTGGCGATCACCTTTGTCGGTCCGGTCGAGCCAGAAGTGCCGGTCAGCTTTGAAGTCGATGTGTTACGCGAAGGCAAAGCGGTCAGCCAGGTGCTGGGTCGGGCAATGCAGAAAGGCCAGGTGGTGACGTTGGTCCAGGGCAGCTTCGGCGCCTCGCGACCGTCGGAGGTGGCGGTGATCGCCGAACCGGCGCCCGAGATGAAACACTGGGACGACTGTCAGGAATTGCCTTACATCAAAGGCGTGACTCCAGAGTTCATGCGGCATCTGGCGATGCGCTGGAGCGTCGGCGGTCTGCCGTTCACCGGCAACAAATCCCGCGAGATGGGCGGCTGGGTGCGCTTGCGTGGCGACGTGAAGGAAGAAGCGGTCAGCGAGGCACATATCCTGGCGCTGGTCGACGCCTGGCCTCCGGCGCTGTTGCCGCACCTGAAAAAACCGGCGATGGGCAGCACGCTGACCTGGACCATCGAATTCGTCCAGCCGTTGCTTGAACTGAGCACGCTGGACTGGTGCAAATACCTCGTCGAGATCGAGCATGCCGCTGACGGCTACGGTCATGCGGCCGCGAAATTGTGGAACGCGGACGGTCAGTTGATTGCCATGAGCCGGCAGACGGTGACGATTTTCGCCTGA
- a CDS encoding Mpo1-like protein — MGKRHPNLPAWQWRAYPNNHQHPTNLVLHLIAVPLFIVAFLLIVSGVFSLSFANVAIGVIGLLAALGLQRHGHRLEAQASEPFSDRKDAVSRLLVEQFLTFPRFFLSGGWWRAWRERHRRH, encoded by the coding sequence ATGGGCAAACGTCACCCCAACCTCCCCGCCTGGCAATGGCGAGCGTACCCGAACAATCACCAGCACCCGACCAATCTGGTGCTGCACCTGATTGCCGTGCCGCTGTTCATCGTGGCGTTTCTGCTGATTGTCTCGGGAGTGTTCAGTCTGAGCTTCGCCAATGTCGCGATTGGCGTCATTGGCCTGCTCGCCGCCCTCGGCCTGCAACGCCACGGTCACCGCCTGGAGGCGCAAGCCTCCGAGCCGTTCAGTGATCGCAAAGATGCCGTGTCGCGCTTGCTGGTCGAGCAGTTTCTGACCTTCCCACGGTTCTTCCTGAGCGGCGGCTGGTGGCGCGCCTGGCGTGAGCGCCACCGTCGTCACTGA